The proteins below come from a single Orcinus orca chromosome 6, mOrcOrc1.1, whole genome shotgun sequence genomic window:
- the C6H9orf50 gene encoding LOW QUALITY PROTEIN: uncharacterized protein C9orf50 homolog (The sequence of the model RefSeq protein was modified relative to this genomic sequence to represent the inferred CDS: inserted 2 bases in 1 codon; deleted 1 base in 1 codon), whose translation MPRRRPSSCAQQMAPEGLPGGGDRRRRDPLLPRLLLPELRAASGAGASGGSRASEGGAEWWEAPACESSPSDPGVGVRRPRSRLPVLPTVAQRATRNRPRLRSLLLPPMLLAGEPREXRRPGPGQCEDPRRGSARENPDSLGDLLGEFLPGRSRQFLRQLRVESAKQPRPPSEAPTAPTGGLSHFRWGSHHLACHATRKSLVRIVPKRRLRTISTSSWLPASSPSQHQRGVSEHSGSPPQCPRYSFLPDLGWSSGLVDVCCQGGMRGWGLRPWSSPALLISLTRPHTTQAPKLKAVLTHSSSGEGSGHCRRCCPFRVQFADETLRYTALRYWERSCAVRQGILENRTASGSAASEQVFGSVGRWLESLPKALYPRAKEDTTANSFGWDSRGLSTLEPKDHLSEDTSLNSSLPFIPRPTT comes from the exons ATGCCCCGGCGTCGGCCCAGCTCCTGTGCCCAGCAGATGGCGCCCGAGGGGCTCCCCGGCGGTGGCGATCGCAGACGGAGAGACCCGCTGCTGCCGAGGCTGCTGCTGCCCGAGCTCCGAGCAGCCTCTGGCGCGGGGGCCTCCGGGGGCTCCAGGGCTTCGGAGGGCGGCGCCGAGTGGTGGGAGGCCCCCGCGTGTGAGTCCTCGCCCTCGGATCCCGGGGTGGGCGTCAGGCGCCCCCGGTCGCGCCTGCCCGTCCTGCCCACCGTGGCCCAGCGGGCGACCCGGAACCGACCAAGG CTGAGGTCGCTGCTGCTGCCGCCCATGCTCTTGGCCGGCGAGCCCCGGGA CCGGCGCCCCGGGCCTGGACAGTGCGAGGACCCCCGCAGGGGCTCGGCCAGGGAGAACCCCGACTCTTTGGGCGACCTCCTAGGAGAGTTCCTCCCCGGCCGGTCCCGGCAGTTCCTGCGCCAGCTCAGGGTTGAGTCTGCGAAGCAGCCGCGACCACCGAGTGAGGCCCCTACGGCCCCCACGGGGGGGCTGAGTCATTTCCGGTGGGGGTCCCACCACCTGGCGT gccATGCAACCAGGAAGAGCCTGGTAAGGATTGTCCCCAAGAGAAGACTCAGAACTATTTCCACCTCCTCCTGGCTCCCAGCATCCTCACCATCACAACATCAAAGGGGTGTGTCAGAACACTCTGGAAGTCCTCCGCAGTGTCCCCGCTACTCCTTCCTCCCAGACCTGGGAT GGAGCTCTGGCCTGGTGGATGTGTGTTGTCAGGGTGGCATGAGGGGCTGGGGCCTCAGGCCCTGGTCCTCCCCTGCCCTTCTCATCTCTCTCACCAGGCCCCACACTACACAGGCCCCCAAGCTCAAGGCCGTGCTCACCCACAGCTCCTCGGGGGAAGGCTCAGGGCACTGCAGGCGGTGTTGCCCTTTCCGCGTGCAGTTTGCAGATGAGACGCTACGGTACACAGCGCTCCGCTACTGGGAACGCAGCTGTGCAG tcCGGCAGGGCATCCTCGAGAACAGGACAGCCAGCGGGTCAGCAGCATCAGAGCAGGTGTTTGGGAGTGTCGGGAGATGGCTGGAGAGTTTGCCCAAAGCCCTGTATCCCAGGGCCAAGGAGGACACCACGGCCAACTCATTCGGCTGGGACTCCCGTGGCCT GTCCACCCTGGAGCCGAAGGACCACCTCTCTGAGGACACCTCTCTGAACAGCAGCCTGCCCTTCATCCCCAGGCCCACCACCTAG